The Selenomonas sp. AB3002 sequence GGGCAAAGGCTATCTTGTCACCGGACAGCACTTCCCCCTCGATTTCCTGATAAAGGGCCGCCGGCGGCAGGGAGAGGCCTACCACCCCGGCAAAGCCCTCTTCATCCTCATAGGGCATGGCGCAGTTAATGAGGACCTCCCCTCCCAGAGAAACATAGAGGGGCAGATAGACGGGCTTATCCTGCCCCAGGGCCTCCTGCCCTGCCTTGTACCAGTTCCTGTCCCTGGCATCATAGGCAGGCGTCACGACCTCCGGGGGCAGGTTGATGAGGTCCTCCGCAGCTGCCAGGAAATCCATGCGCAGGCTCCAACCCTCTTTGGAACCAATGTAAAAAAGCAGGGGCTTCACCTTATGGCTCTCTGCAAGGCGCTCTATGAATTCCCCTGCCTGGGCGGCCCGCAAAGCTGACGGGGTGGGGCTGCCGCCGGCGGCACCGGCCAGGAAATACAGCTGCCCGGAGCGCACCACCTCCTGCCTGGGGTCATGCACCAGCCCCGGGGAGACAGCCTGCCTCTCCTTCATCAGCTTGGTGACCTGATGGGCCAGCAGCCGCACATCCCCCTGCATCTCTATCATGAAAAGGTCTATGTAGGCAGCCTTTTGGCGCACCACCGCTTCCAGACGCTTCTGCATTTCTTCCCCGGCGAAGCGCTCCGCTTCCAGGGTAACCGCCCCGGACAGCTCTTCCGTCTTGCTGTCCAGCAATTTCTCCGAAGCAGTCATGCCCCAAAGAAAAAGTCCTCCCAATAGCAGGGAGGTACACAGTCCCGCCGTACCTATAAAAAGCAGGGCCTTGCCCCTTATCTTGAGTTCCACGGCCCTGCCCCCTTTCAATTATGGCAAACTCTCTTCGCTGGGGTACATCGCCACCAGCACATCCAGATTGGCATCCTCTATGACTTCCTTCACGAAGCCGGCAGCTCCGCAGATGGCATAGGCCTTGCCTTCGGCCTTGCATTGCCTGCCTGCGCGCAGGAGAATCCTGATGCCTGCACTGGATATGTATTCCAGACCTGACATTTCCACCGCCAGCTTGCTGCTCTGCTGCACGAGCTCATTCAGCCTGTCCCCGGCTTCCCCGGCATTCGTCTTGTCCAGGCACCCTCCCAGGGAAAAGAGCGTCCAGCCCTTATACTCACTGACCTCACATATGATATTTTCTGCCATGATTACCTCCTACTCTTCTCCCAATATCTTCCGCAGGCTGTCCCGGGCCTGTTTCAAGGCCACCCGCACGGAGCTGG is a genomic window containing:
- a CDS encoding STAS domain-containing protein, whose protein sequence is MAENIICEVSEYKGWTLFSLGGCLDKTNAGEAGDRLNELVQQSSKLAVEMSGLEYISSAGIRILLRAGRQCKAEGKAYAICGAAGFVKEVIEDANLDVLVAMYPSEESLP